The window ACGATTggatatatcaataccacgcaatctcgtatgacgtggtgtatcatcctcgacgtccatatctagacgacgagcagatgacgggatggatttcccacccctagtaggccgctccgtctacaaaaaaaaaaatacactaaattaataaaattgtaaataatgtaaattatactaaaattataaaattatgctaaaataatactaaattaatataattgtaaataattgtaattatactataattataaaattataataaattatactaaagttatactaaatttatactaaaattatactaaatttataaaattaccctaaattaataaaattgtaaaaattatgctaatactatactaaatttatactaaaattaaactaaaattataaaattacactaaattactaaaattttaaataatgtaaatttttataaaaaaaaaaaaaccgtgggcgtaagggaatcacgcccgaaccattggtcgggcgtatgaacatcacgcccgatcagtggtgcgggcgtatgagaatcacgcccgacctgcggTTCGGGCGTAGGAGTATCatgcccgaccagtggtgcgggcgtgcccgcaccactggtcgggcatgatactcatacgcccgaaccgcaggtcgggcgtgattctCATACGCCCGACTACGATTCCGGCGAATACAAAAACCCCACAAATTTCAGTTCGATGtaaaaatcaacgaaataaaacggtaaatcttaccactttagctttttctttacggtttctgtcaccatccatgattcggttcactaatttgtccggatttgagcaaaaatcgtatagggttcttgagaggttttgggttttttcaaatttagtacaaagggtagttcggtctattcacggggctagaagtataaattagtggctgggtttagtaacccactatatatatatatatatatatatatatatatatatatatatatatatatatggcttaatacacaaataacccctaaacttgtccaaatgttgcaactgccccctccaactttcaattgtaacaacttacccctcaaacttgtccaattgtaataacctaccccttaaacttgtccaattgtaaaatacaaccccaaattgctgacatggactgcaattgaagaaacacgtgaaatacaaaatctgcaacactcgtggagtatgataatcagatctttggcgtgatacgaatccggagaatttttttttacgattgcttcaaatacggggtaaaaaaattcccaatttgaggttatgttttacaattggacaagtttaaggggtaagttattacaattgaaagttgaggggggcagttgcaacatttgtacaagttcagggggttatttgtgtattaggcctatatATATAGGCTCGTTGCACCATCTTTTATAAAACTAGACACTTTAAAATTAGCTTTGCCCAaaatatccttaatatatatacaacAACTTAACTGTtccctctttttctttctttctccctTCCTTTTGTGAAGACATTTTCACTCACCTGTGCAAATTCTTTGTGtgatttctcaccacttattcAGTGTGCGAGTTGAATGGCATAGGCCTGAAGAAGCTAAGTCCCtgatcttatttatgaattattTGCAATATTTGTTTACGATTTAGGATGTTGTTTGCTCTTTTTAAGATTTTTGTGTATATTGGTACGATTTTGGTTTAAGGTTTAAGGTTTTGTTTGTTCTTTTGCGTTTTTATTTTTGCGATTTTGGTTTAGAGTTTAAagtgttttttacatttttttgtgTCATTTCTTGCTAGAATGGTATTTTCGAGGTATATTTGTGCATTGAAACTAAAAAATTGCCATATTTCACCAAAATGACACCTTCATGGTCATAGTGGACACAAactgcgaagtaaaatcatagCAACTGTGTCCACTCGGAATAAATTCAAGACTGTAAAAGTGATTTGTGCTTTCACAATTGCACAAACTACGAAGATATTGTGTAAACTGCGGAATCGCAGTTTGACTCATTATTCGTAGTTATGCTCAACTGCGAACTATAATACATAGATTTTACTTCGAAATGCGAAGTATTTGTTTGATACTACAAAGTGGTTTGCTTTAATTGTTTCCCTTGTACTTAGTTCCATACTTGTGAAGGTTGATGATGCTAAGAATGATCCTAAGAAGAGGAAAATAGTAGCTCTTGATGATAGTGTTAAAGGCATCAAATTCAAGTATTCTTTTAGCTTGAATACAAAGCATCAATTACAGTGAAGGCTGATACCGAGGTGATGAAGAAGGTAAAGATTGAATTTTCGAAAGATCAAATGTTGATGTTTAGGAATTCTTCTTTTAGGCATTTGGCGGATATGGGGGTGTGCACGTTATCCATTCCTTTATGTCATGGGGTAATTACTAGAGAGATTACTCCACCGAAACCCAACAAAATAGAGAGATGTGGTTCAACATTAAAGAAGTTGAACTCAAATTCGGCGATTGGGAGTTCGGACTGATCACCGAGTTGGGATTTGGTGATCCGACACCAATTTTGCTGAGGATGAGTAAATTAAAGAAGACGAATAGATTAAGACATATGTACTTTAGAGAAAGTCGGAGCTTAAAACACAAGCAAATTGGAAACTCTATAAGATTTAGCAGCTCACCAGTATAGAAGCAAATATCTTCTTCATATACTGTTTCTTCGGGGTCAAAAAACGAATGCAAGTTAATATCATCTAAACCAGAATTGGATGTGAAGTTGAAATTCATGAGCTTTTTTTGCCTTGCCAATGAGTGTCAACTTCAATGGTGGCATCCCAACCTGATTGAATAACATTCTATCTCTTCATAACTTGCGGTAGTCGTGCATCTATCATTCATGGTTCAAAATTAACATATAGTGAGATAACATTGCTTGGATTCATTCGACAATACTCTATGAAGCACTCAATATCACTTGAATCAACAAACGGAACTATTATTCCAGGAACTTTGTTTAGACTGTATGTAGTTTGCATGGCCATACACATGTCAAATGATGTTGAATTAACACGTGCAGAAGTGTAGACTCTCTCTTGTAAAATCCcgaatttaatttttgttgaaaGCCGAAGCAACTTGATTCACCATCCTCGTATGTCATGaattttctctttgttttcCATTAGCCATTCGACATGATCACACACAAGAAATGGTCGGTTAACATACTATTACTGTTGAAAAACAAACACATTGTCAAAACAATATTAAAGACAAGTTCAAAGGAAATGTGATTCGCAGTTCTAACAACCGGGGAAAAAATTATACAACTGCGGAGTCGCAGTCCTTCACAGTTATGTGAATTTTGAACTCTATTTTCTAAGACGCTTTCGCAGTTTATGATTCTGCGAAACAAAATCGTAAACTATGAAGCGATCACGTAATAGAAACATTCATTCCAAATATTATTCGATATCGGTGCAAACTAACTTAAAATACACAAAATTAACCTATACAAAGAAATTTATgcatgtaaaataaaaaaaaaagtacttaCACAAAGAGCTTGGATTTTGGATTGGTGTATGAAATTGAAAGATTGCAAAGGATTAgtagaagaaagaaagagaaatggtgaagttgttatatatatattaagggtattttgggCAAGTCTAATTTGAAAGTCTAGTTTTATAAAGGATGGTGTAATGAGTTtaataaatatgtaaatggtcCTCTCAATCGtgtcatttttataatttaccctttttttaaaatgaaataaactaAGACCATAGAAAATAAACATGTTCACGGCCTCGGTTAGCCGCCCAGACCTATGTCTCTTGGGCAAGGCTTGGacaataaaaaatgattttagaTTCAGATCCGTTAAAGCCCGTTTATTTTTTAGGGAGGCTTCATATTGATAAAAATAGCACAGATGGATCTAGTCCGGTCTGATtcacctattaatattaattaatggatttatatattcatatattaaatatttacttttaagtataaattttatttttttataattaaaaattatgtatatattttttaggtgGACTTATATGGGCTGgtcttgagatttgatttttaaacccACGTCTCGCCCGCTCCGAACCCACCTAGCCGGAACTGATCTTGGATTgagtattttttatataaaagccTATTAGACCCGATCCGAACTCGGCTCAGCTCGGTCTATGAATATATTaaggaaaaattacacagaaattcatcttttataaacaatttacaactatgtcaagtcataattttggattatgttaaactagtaaaatcagtacttttaatatattttaaggattagaatttataaattattatggGGGCACAATGCTAGTTATGGTTATACACTCTTAATTTCACTAGAGGAGTTAATGAATAAtggtttgttaaaaaaaaatgagcTTCAAGATCTAATAGTCTTTAATTGTTTGAACTTTTCTATTGTTGCTAGGCTTAAAGACCCTTTAATAGTTAAGGTTGCAAAAATCTTATTCTGAAACTTGAAGATTTCAACAAAGAgctaagggggcgtttggttcacaaggggtaagggaaaaggaatcaagaaatggaaactaaaggaaaggaaatgaataacCATTGATTCCcttatgtgtttggatatgtttaggaaagggaatggggtaaagggaatccaattccctagagGACAtggggtaatggcttaacctaaagtgggtaaaaggaatgagttttttttttgtaaacaaacaagaacaaagggaatgaaactctcccattcctaaagaccccaaaccaaacgccccctaaatgTGTTGAGTTGGCTTGAAGATGCAATGAATTTGGAATAATAAGTGTAGAAATTCACCGTAATCTATTAGGTCTAATGGGGTTTTACACAACACCGTCATCAAAACGTGCTTTGGTTATCCCTCTATGCCAAATTTAAGTGTGGAAGAGAGTGCAAAACTGAGGAGCCTGTTTTAGTTTTGGCAGTAAGAAAAAGAGTGGCCTTAGGGTTGGAATACCTTCATGAATCATTCATTGATAATTCAAGTTCGTGGGACATTGCAAATTCATCTAAAAGGACATGTTTTCAAATATAGAATTATGCTAACAGGACATCCACCAATTGATTTTTCACCATGTGAAGAAGTTAAAAAGGGAAAAAATATTGAATGACAGAAGAAATTATGACATTCAGGAGGTGGAGATGAGGATAAAAGCTACCTGTAGAGTAGAATCTCCAATTTATGGTCAGCAGCTGAATTAGCATACTTGACTGCTATGGTATCCCCCACTAAGATTGAACTTCTTGAAAGCGCAAATGAATTTGAAATGCACCTCATGGAGCCACGAATCAATATCTGGGAGGTAATTTTAACCCTATGATCAGTTTTATGGAGTTGATCTTCAAAACATCACATCAACAGACCTCAACTTTGTTTATATAGAAACCTGCTTCTCAGTAGAAATAGGTTTAGACAACTTCCACCCCCAATTCTTCACCACAGTTACTTTGCAAACCACAATTCCAACATTTCACAAGCTTCCGTTCCTACTCCACAGGTTTCACAACTTTGACTGTCTAAttcttcttcaagaataaacaacCATTTTCATTAACACTCTGACAATTTCAAGCTGAGTTTTCTGGAAACTACATTCATCAGAGTAAAGAATGGCACTACTCCCAAAAACCCCAAGGTAACCCTTCAAGTTTGATCCAAATTGCAACTTTTCCCTAACCAAGTGAAACCCAACTTCCTCCACCGACCCCCCATAGCATAGCTTTCCATATAGGAGAACCcaccaaaaaatgaaatttcGCCAATTTCATGCCATTTGTTACCACCTACTACCATTATTATTTATGAGTTTGGGTCTAGCCCCATATTGATGAACAAATAAATGGTGGCTTTACGAGGAAGGAAGATAAAGAAATACGAGGCCTAGGCTTTTCACATTATTGCAAAATCTAATTAGTACGAAGGAAAATGAATCAGGATTCAACGTTTCATCTCATCCAACACCATATATACACACAGTTACACACAACACACAATGTGTCTCTGCCCCATAAAACACAGCTTAACAacattgaaaataatttttctgCATATTTTATGCCATCAGTAGTTAGATATACAGATTAGCTAAAATAGCTTGGAGGATGATTTCCCAACCCAATAGAATGAGCCTGCTGTATTTCTGTGCTCTGGGAAATTTCCTGCTGAAACAGTATCGTCAACACATATTTGagaatatcaaaataaaaatgtgaataTAATTTTCTCTCTGTTTCAATGCCTAAGAGTTAGCTGTTATCTTATTCACAAGGATTTTATACATACAACACACACTGCATTTCATGATTTACACAAAAAATTACAACTGTAGCTCCAGTTTGAATTTACCTTTGTGTTGGGTAACTTTCATCTACTCTCGTTTATCCTCCTCCAGATCTTCTCCAAGTCCCTTCCTTTCTAGCTTAGTTGCAACATCCACACTGCTCGTCAACGAGATACCCTCCTCGTCAAAGTCCTCACTGGTCTCCTCTGAATAAGCATACCTACAAATCCCACCAATTTGGCAGCAGCATTTTGTTAGGAGCATTATTTTGTTCTCAGTGTTGACTATTCGCATAATGATTGAAAACGTTTTAATCTACCATTTCTACCATGCAAAGTATCCAACCCCAAAATCATTTGCGTCGCTTGGAATGAACCAATTCAAATTGTAGAATTCATTTAGAAATGAACAAAAGGAATTTAGAGAAAAACTGAGTCCATGGGAGTTTCATAAGAAAAATCCTGATTCAGTATGATATACCAATTTCAAGAAACAGAACATTGATTGTTACCCTGGGAAGTTGTTTTCTGAAAATCTAACTTCTAAATTTAGGTCTAATTCCATTATAGTTTAGTATCTCAATTAAAAATCCAATCTTGTTCTGGCAAGGTAAATGAAAGCATAGAAAAATGCAGAATTCAAGCTTTTGTTTTCTTACAACAACCAAATGGATAAGAAAACTTTTTATCAAATAAAAGAGAAGAACAAGAGACTAGCTTGCAGAAGTAAAAGAAGATATTATAGTACATACAAAAACACAAAAGATGACATTGAAATCATCGCATAAGAGTTGTTTCAATGCACGAGAAAGTACAACTTGAATCCACATAAATGAGTTTCAAGTCCATTTAACAACTATTGGTTTTCAGAGATAAGTATTTCTCTTCAGCTATAAGGAAGGCCACTGAAATCCCTTGGGCATACATATGTGGTTTTGCCTCATTAAACTTCATTCACCTTTACTAAATGAGTTATAAGCCAGAGATGTTTAAGCTACAACGCAAGTATAACTGTGTCATTTTGGATCTGTTTCAATTGTATGCATTTCTATGAATACTCTATTTGAAGAATGCTACTTTGATTCAAGGGAAGTAGCAAACAATAAATCGCAGTATTCACATGGATTTAAGGTCAGAGCCAAAAAATAGAAGCCAAGAGAGCAGTGATCTCAAAGCAAGTACCTAGTGGGGTTACGTGAAGGGGCCCAGAGGACGCATATAACCACCAAGACAGAGTAAGCCAACAGAGTCCAGAATGCAGGAATGATCCAGGCCACTTGCCATAGCTCACTTAGCGGGTCAGTGGCATTGAAGTATAGCTACGAAAATATGAGTGGTAGAATCAGTAGTCATTGAAATAGAACatcaatagaaaaaaaaaaaagctacatATCAGGATTTCGTTTATGATTGCATAGCAAACATTGACAATTGTCACAAAAAATAATAGTCGATTAATGGaatattctcttttttttcaaagaaagaaaaagagtatCACCTCAAAGCCAATCCAAGCAATTGAGAGCAAAACAGAAACTGCAAGACAATTCGTAAATTTTCGGTACAGATCCAGTTTAGCCAAATTTCTCCTCATCTGCATCCATAAAAAAAGGAGATTATTTTAAGTATAAGATGAATATCAAGCCAcaattaggaaaaaaaaatgccACGTAGGCCTAGATACATGCCACATATACGGAACTATTTCATTGATGAGCAACATATCTACAATAACACAATTTGAAACATCTACAAGATTAAAAGAAAGTATTACCTGAAGCTTCTCTAAAGTTTTAGATAGAGATGAGAAAATCCAGACAATAAAGCAAGAATCTAAGAAAGCAACAGGAAGAACCAAAAACAACTCTGTTTTTTTAGACAGGTCATTGATGTTCCCCAAATGTTCAACAAGCTCAAGTGCCTCAGATGCGATAAAATATATCAGACCTAGAAGAAGTACTTTCGATGTTATTCCACCAAGTGTTGGCTTTACTACACCAAATCCCATGGAGACAACCAAGAGGAGGAGGCGAGAAAGAGTCTTCTTCACAGTTCTAAAGGTGACTGCCCACAATGTGATACCCATTGGCCTTGTTCCAGTAGAATTGAAATTGGCATATTCGAAATACCAAACCGCCATTTCACACATGCCAAGAGCAATAACTGCAGTTATGTGGTAGTGCAGGTGTATAACATCCTTCCAGAATTGCACAAACTTTAGAAACCAGACTAGTCCTAGTGCAAGGTATGCCAAGGACATAATGCCATAAAATGTCATTAGAGGAGTCATCTTTCCAGGTAGATAACCATTTGGATTCTTCCACACAGTCCTACCCTTAATATAGGTATCCTTTAACTCAGGATTACAAAACATGAAATAAAGGTAGTACATGCCAGTACTATTGATTTCGATGGTTTGAGGTTTCATTTTAGCTTCTTCATTTGTCCCTGCAAAGTTAGTTTGAATGCGCTTCGGCCAATCTTGATTTTCTTGATTATTCTGGATAATTACTTCCCCAAGTGTACAGAATCCATCATGAGCAAGAGTTGGATCACAACATATAGCATTCACTTTAAGGAATGCCCCTCCAATTCTTTCCCTGTCTTTCACCTCAAGAATAATGGCTTCCACCAATCCTGTACTCTGCTGCATTGGATTCTGCTTATTTGCAGCGTCCTTTGTCCTCACAAAGGTGACATCTTCAAACCTTCAAATCCATAAGATACCATTTTCAAGATTAAAAACAGGAAAGgattaaaataatactaaggATCATATAATTCTTAACACTACTAATATCAGTACACCCCCATCAGTATAATGAAACCATACACACATTTCAATTTTTCTGGAAAACAAATTCATGCAATTCGAGCAAAATTAAGTTATCATGAGTTGCATAATCAGGCACAATCAACGAAAGGTCCGCCCCTTGTTTGACATTAAGCTTTAAATATGTCCTTGATTGCAACCGAAATATAAATTAGCACAAGTTGCCAAGCGAAACATTTCCCTAGAggcaaaatataaaaaaaaaaagcactaAAAACCCAAAACTTGAGCAATAAATAGAGAAAGTAGAAATGGTGGGAGAGacacctgatgaaggagtttcCTTGAAAGGGCTTATCAGAGGATGTATCAGAGGAGTCATGAACCTTAGAAGCATAGAGGCCTTCACTGCCGCCATGGAAGAAGAAGGCATTTGAGCGAGGAATAAAGGCTTCACTGTGATACTGATGAATCGAGGCCCTGACATTTCTGATTGACaagtttaatatataaaataaggaAAAGAGTATCAAAGAGCTCAGTCTCCAACCCTTACCGGACCATATTTCTTTCTGTTCCATCTCCGATTTTCTATTCCTTTCTGACTCGAGTCTCTTCCTCTACAACGTTAATGGctgctttttttctttttttttttttttcctaagaCCAGTTTCTTGGGCCAATTATGGGCCCATTGGATTTACGAATGAAGGGACATTATTACTTTGAATTTTGGGCTACACTGAGAGCTAGAACTACGGCTAACAGGTGGTAATTAATTGGTTTGCTGAGAAATTTTAGTATACACCATATTATAAAAACGTcggactatatatatatatatatatatattttttttttttttttttgagaaacaGAATCACTTTATTAAGAAGAATGGATCCCGGATACTCCGAATAAATACAGGACTAGTCCAATGAATAACAAAATTAGCATAGGAACGCGCATTACGTGCCATGGCATGAACTGCCTCGTTCCCTAACCTTGCAACAAACTTTACCGTAAAATTAGAGTGATTACTAAGAATAACTCTCATCTCACTAATAATCTCACCGAATTCTGTAAGATCTTTTCGTGGTGCCGAGATGGAGTCTAAAACGGCTTTAGCATCGGTTTCAAAAATAACCGAAGTGTATCCCAGCGACATTAACCACCCCATGCTTTCCTTCAATGCAAGTGCTTCCGCCATTTTAACCGAAACTGCTCCTATTGCGTGTGTGCTATATCACTGAATAAAGTTACCCATACAGTCGCGTATTAGAGCTCCTGCAACGACAACTCCTTCGTTTTGGAATATTGTTGCATCCACGTTACATTTCACAGAGCCGCATGATGGGGGAGACCACTTTACATTCATTTTATTTATCTCAATATGGTTGGTAAATCCACGGGGTACTTGTTCGATTGCAGTTCCGCCGTCTTCGTTGTCGTAGCTGGTTTCTGCGCTTGCTGTCACGTCTGCAGCATGTCGTCGCGAGATCAGACCAGCACCGACCTCCCGAGCAGCTGAACCTTCTTCCTCCACGCCTCGTCTTTGGGTCAATCCGCTGCCTGAGTTTATGCGTCCAGCAGTAAGGCTGACCGCGTCGGACGTTCCTCCGAGTTGGGTCGATCGCGCTGCTGGCGGTGGCATGTGCTCAGCTACGGCATTTGCACGCGCTCTGTTGTTCGCGGCTACTTCAGGAAAAGGTGCCTTCATGTGACCTGTAAAACAGAAAGTGGTTAGTCCAAACACTCCGGTGCGAGAGGAGCTTGCAATATGTTCGGGCTGAACAGCTCCCCGTTCTCCATTTCCAAAGGCGATATCATCACTATCGGCCTCTCTCCCTTCACCAACAATACCTCCCCCTCTCCTCCATACTTCCCCGAACGTTATTCCCTACCGCAGATACCGACTTCTTCCCCACTTAGGCAGTTAACCACTCGTCAATAAATCGTATAGAAGCTGTCGTGACCACATCAGGTCTGCAATTTAATTGGTTCCATAAAACGCTATTTCTAGCTTGCCAGATAGCCCACAACACAGCCAAACACTTCTTGATGACACTGCTATTTGACGATGCACACATATTTAGTGCCCACTCTTCGATATACTCCCATTCCTCTCACAATGGTGCCAAATCAACATAACGCCAGCACAATTTAGCAAAATCACAGCCAGTAAACAGATGCCAACCATGTTCTACATCATTTGGACACAGAAGGCAACTAATTGATATGGGGATTCTCCTGCCTGCAAGTCTGGGTCTAAGAGGGAGGATGCCAATCATTAACTTCCaggaaaataatttaatttttggggGTAAAACCTGTCTCTAGAGGGCCTTCCATCCTTCAACATCCCCATGATTGTCATGAGCCGCTGCCTGCAGATTGTAACCTGACTTTGAAGAATATAGCCCATCTCTTGTATAATGCCAGATCAATCTGTCTGCCTTTTCTAAGTACGGAATAACCATCAATCCAATGGCCTTTGCCACTTCTTCATTGAAGTAGTTTCTCAATTTCCCACGATCCTAGACTCTTGGCCCATTTATAAACAGCTCCTCAACTTTAACTTCTCTGTTTGCAATATTGTCAAAGGGGGCAGACAGTAGTCTTTCCTGATTCCAGATCCATGTATCCTGATGAGCCACAACCTGATCTCCTCTTCCAATACTCCAGCGCAGGCTTGTTTTCAACAAATTAATTAAGCTCCAAACACTTCTCTAAACAAAACTGGGATTATTGCCCAATTTGGAGTTAAGGAAAGTCCTCCCAGggcaatatttagctttgaacattcgaCTTACTAGAGTATTAGGCTCATCAATTAATTTCCAACCTTGCTTCCCTAACAATGCCACATTAAAATCTCTAAGATCACGGAAGCCCAGACCACCAGTATTCTTCCTTCCACACATATGTTTCCATTCAAACCAATGAATCCGCTTACTCCCATCTTCCTTCGtaccccaccaaaatgaattcATCATTCTCAATAGCTCTTCATAAGTAGATTTAGGCAGTAGGAACGTGCTCATATAAAAAGTTGGGAGAGCCTGAGCTACAGATTTCAGAAGAACCTCCTTTCCTGCAGCAGACATGAACCGAAAGGTCAAATTGCTGAGGCATTTCGACAATCTCTCCTTCAAAAAGCCAAAAATGGATCTCTTCGACCTTCCAATCAGAGAGGGAAGACCAAGATACCTTCCCGTATCCCAAAGGAGCCTGGACCTGGAGGATATTACTAATAGCCGTGCTTATCTCTGCCTTCACATTTGAACTAAATAAGATACCAGATTTGGTGAGATTTATTGCCTGATCGGATACTCTTTCGTAGCTTGTCAAGAGATCTTTAACTTGCGCTCCCTTCTCCTCAGTAGCCTCAAAACACAAGAAACTGTCATCGGTGAAAAAGAGGTGTGTAATGTTGGGTGCTCCACTACAAATTCGACATTCCCTTAATCGGTCCTTCAATTCTGCTTTTTGAATCATTTGAGAAAGCACCTTAGCGCATAATAGGAATAAATACGGGGACAGAGGATCCCCTTGCCTAAGCCCTCTTCCAGGCTTAATAGTCCCAACTAGCTCAGAGTTTACTGCGATAGAATAGGAAACTGTACTAATACAAAGCAAAATCCACTTGACCCATTTGTCACAGAAACCCATCCTTCTCATAACTTCCTTCAAGAAACTCCAATCCACCCTATCATAGGCATTGCTTATTTCAATCTTCAAGGCTACTTCACCCCTTGGTACCTCTATTCTTTCACTTCATGAAATGGATAACTTCAACAGCTACCTGCACACTATCAATTAAAGACCTAccagggacaaaagcagattgaCTCTCTGATATCACCTCGGGAAGGATGACTTTGAGACTATTTGCCAGAACCTTGAAAATCAATTTGTAAAGCACATTACAAAGCAAAATCGGCCTCAATTTGGTCATGCGGCGCGGGTTGTAATATTTAAGGATTAGGGTGATGATTGTATCATTGAGCTGTTCTGGGAATTCGAATTTTTTCAATCCACTCCACACATACAGTGAAGACATCTCTACCAATCACCATCCAAAAATGCTGGAAAAAGCCCGGATTCAACCCGTTAGGTCTAGGGGACTTATCAGGGTGCATCTGATTGACCGCTATCATGAATTCCCCATAGATGAACGGTTGGGTGAGAGCCGCGTTCATCTCCATCGACACCTTCACCGGAAGAGGCAGCATCTCCTCACATCTAACCTCCTCCCCTTCAAGAACACCTTCTCAAAATAAGCTTTTGCCACAGCGCCCAGTCCATGAGTGCCTATTACCTCAATTCCCTCATCGTTTTATCAGACTAGAGATTCTGTTTATATGCTTACGTGCTTTaacactagcatgaaaaaaCTTTGAGTTGCAATCGCCTTCTTTCAGCCAAAAATCCTTAGCCCTCTGATACCAATAATTTTCCTCCTGCTCGAGTAGTACATTACGCTCCCTGCGAGCTTGAAGAAATCGCTCAATGCTATTAGAATCGGT is drawn from Euphorbia lathyris chromosome 9, ddEupLath1.1, whole genome shotgun sequence and contains these coding sequences:
- the LOC136206579 gene encoding uncharacterized protein codes for the protein MEQKEIWSGKGWRLSSLILFSLFYILNLSIRNVRASIHQYHSEAFIPRSNAFFFHGGSEGLYASKVHDSSDTSSDKPFQGNSFIRFEDVTFVRTKDAANKQNPMQQSTGLVEAIILEVKDRERIGGAFLKVNAICCDPTLAHDGFCTLGEVIIQNNQENQDWPKRIQTNFAGTNEEAKMKPQTIEINSTGMYYLYFMFCNPELKDTYIKGRTVWKNPNGYLPGKMTPLMTFYGIMSLAYLALGLVWFLKFVQFWKDVIHLHYHITAVIALGMCEMAVWYFEYANFNSTGTRPMGITLWAVTFRTVKKTLSRLLLLVVSMGFGVVKPTLGGITSKVLLLGLIYFIASEALELVEHLGNINDLSKKTELFLVLPVAFLDSCFIVWIFSSLSKTLEKLQMRRNLAKLDLYRKFTNCLAVSVLLSIAWIGFELYFNATDPLSELWQVAWIIPAFWTLLAYSVLVVICVLWAPSRNPTRYAYSEETSEDFDEEGISLTSSVDVATKLERKGLGEDLEEDKRE